The following is a genomic window from Nitrospira sp..
AATCGACGAACACTTCGCCGGATTTCGCGAGCATCTGATATTCGACCGCTCCACCGAACCCTTCGCGCCGTTGGAGCGCCCGGATGGTCCGAGTCGTGACATCTTCTAGCACCGGCACCGCCACCCGCGTGGTGACGGCCCCTAAGAACGTCCCATCGGCATCGAGAATTGGCGCCGTAAAAGCCACCATTCCCACCCCTTGATTGGACTCAGGCCTCGCCACGTCCCCCACCTGGCCCCGTCGCAACTCGCGCGCGCTCCGAAACCACTCGCTCTGGCTGAAATTCTGCCCAACCAGAGACGCCTCCGTTGAGGCGATCATGATGCCCTGCGAGTCCGTGACGCCCAGCCAGTGATACATCGGCGCGTAGGCCGTCTTCATCCATGCCAAGTAACTGCTGAGATACTGCCGATCCGGCGAACGAAGCGCCACGCCATGAGCCATCATCTTCACATCGCCATAGCGCTCGAACAGCAACCGGTCCAAATTGTCCGACACTTCCGCCGCCGCGAGCGTCAACTGCTCTCCCGCGGACCAGACCAACCGCCGCTCAACATACCGCAGCAGCACCGCCCCGATGCCGAGCGCAAGAATCGTGACCACGACAATCAGAAACGGAAGCCACCCATAGCGGCGCGAGGACTGGGCAAGCGGTGAGGCGACGGGAAAGCTCATGGCTGTAATGGACTCGCAATCCAACTCTTGACGGTCGCCACGGGATGGTACGTGAGCTTGGCGGCTCGCAGGCCGGGCAACCCGGCATCGTCCATGGCATTGATATACTCGGCGCCGGCGTGGTGCGCGGCGCGGCACGTCTCGCGAAACAGATATTGCGCCAATCCGGGCACGGCTCGGTCGGCAACTTCGACCAGCACCGCAAACGTCTCGGGCGCCAGCCGGTAGCCAAACGTATAGCCCATCACCCGATCCTGCACACAGACCACGCTGCCAGCGAGTCCCTGCCGGTCGGCCAGTTCCCAGACCAGCTCATGCGCCGCTGCGGCATCCTCTAAAAGAAATTGCCCCATCGCATCCAGTTGCCCTGATTGCTTCTGCGACACCCATCGACGGAACAGATCGCGGCAGGCAGGCCGGTCGGCCGCCCTATACGGACGGAGCGCGACCGAGGCCATCCGCTCGACCCGGTTGCACAGCGCGCGTTGCGACCGATAGGAATCTCCGGCGAGCCGCGCCAGCGAGCCAGTCCGGTACAGATAGTCCGGAGACTTCTCCGACCAACGCAGACGGCTGCCGGCGAGACGCGCCTGCTGGCGATCCGTCATACTCTCAATCCGGCTGACCGGAGAACCATGATTCCATCGATGCAAATCGGCAAGCCCCTCCTCGACCGATTCTTCGAGCGGTCGTGGCCCAATCGGAGGCAACGGCATAAACCACCCATCGGGGGAAGAGGCGAACAGGAAGAATACACCGTCCCGTTCCATCCACCAATAGGGCAGCGTCGCCGTCCATATATAGTGATACTCAAAGGCATAGGCTGCTAGTGCCTCATGGCCTAGACATTCGGACCTCTCCAACGCCTCCTTCATCCGAGGCGCATCTTCCATCCGAAGCGGACGGAGACGCGAGTCCGGCTGCAAAACCGGCTGACAAGAACGCAGCCGGCCTGTCACCTCCGGAAGCGAGGCGAGCACGATCACATCCTCCTGGAACCGTCCAATGAGGCGAGGATTCTTCGAAAGAAGCTGGAGCATGCGATCGTGCTGAAGAAGCGCCTGAACCCGCCCGGCATGCCGGCGGATCTCTTCGGGAACGGCCTCCCGCATGAAAGGACACTTGGTATCCCATCCCAGCTCGATCTCTGAACCATCGGCACTCCACATCAGCGCCAGCGGATAGAGCTGGCAGTCGAGCGGCCGCTGTTCATAGATGCCGCAGTGCGACGTCGCCGGATCGAAGGCGGGACAGAGATAGCCCTCGCTCTCTGCGTCTTTGACCAGCGCAATTTGAGAGCCAGCGGGATCGATAAACAACGCCGGCGATAGTCCCTGCGCCACCGCCGCATCAATCTCATCCCGCGTAAAGTAGGGGCGCAGGAAACTGTCCGATTCGGGAAATCGGCAACAGACATCGCAGCACAGACATACAGAGCCTGGAATGAATTGAGGCAGTGGGTCGAACGGGCTCACGTGCGAGTTGCACTCCAGCAGATCAAGCGCCATGGCGAGCCCATCATACGATGGGCTCGCCAATCGAGCAAGGAATGATCGCTCAGCCGCATCGCCAAAAACTTTCTCAGCATCCTCCGCTTCCATAATCTCTCGACAACAAGAACACGCACGATAAGAACACCCCTTGTCCGCTTCTGACCCCCATGGTAGCATTTGCGACAGATGTCCTTAATACTCTGACACTCACACAGTCCTCTACTAAAGGACCGCTCTTTGGCCCATACACCGTTACCCTGTTCGTCTCTGGCGTCAGACCTCGCCATCCGCCGCTGTGCCGACTTACAGACACAGCTGGAAGCAGCCGGCCTCTTTGCCTCGGATGCCGCGCCGCTGGCCACGAACTCCTGGCGAGTCAGTCCTTGCCCGCTCGTCCTTTCTCCGGAACAGGTCGCCTTCTTTACCAAACTGGGCCCCCAGCTCCTAGCCTTCTACCGGGCTCACAACCGCCTGTATCTCGACAGCGTGAAGGGCGCTCAGCCGGAATGGGTCGCGCAGTACCTCGATCAGGGCAAACCCGACGCCTTGATCGCCTATAGCCGAATGAAGCGCTTTCGGAATGAGCTGCCTGCGGTGATTCGCCCGGATGTCATTCCCACTCAAGATGGCATGGTCATTACGGAACTGGACTCGGTTCCCGGCGGGATCGGTCTGACGGCCTGCCTGTCCTCCCTCTATAGCGGACTCGATGACCGGCCGCTGCCGCTGGTCGGCGGCCGCGACGGCATGGTGCGAGGATTTGCCGCCATGTTGCAGGCGATCCGGCAAGAACGACCCGGCTGCATTGCCATCGTCGCCTCGGAAGAGGCGAAGGAATACCGGCCGGAAATGACCTGGCTGGCCGCCCGGCTCCGCGAACAGGGCCTTTCCGCCTACTGCATCGAGCCGAAGGAGATCCACTTCACCGAAGAAGGGTTGCGGCTTCACACGGCAATCGGCGAAGAACCCATCGCCGTGCTCTACCGTTTTTACGAACTATTCGATCTCTTGAATATCCCGAAGGCCGAGTTGATCCAGTACGCCGCCAAAAAGGAATTGGTGACGGTCACGCCGCCCTATAAACCGGCCTTGGAGGAAAAGTCGGCCTTTGCGCTGCTGCACCACCCCGTGCTCCGGCCCTTCTGGGAAAAAGAGCTCGGCGAAGCCACCTTGCTCGACCTGACCACGATTATGCCGCGCACCTGGTTGCTCGACCCGGCGCCGATTCCGCCGAGCGCTACCATTCCTGGCCTGCACATGGGCGGCCGCGCCGTCACCAATTGGCGCGATCTCGCCGCCGCCACGCAAAAAGAACGGCATTACGTCATCAAGCCGTCGGGCTTCTCCGAGCTGGCCTGGGGCAGCCGGGGCGTGTCCGTTGGGCACGATCTCCCGCAGACCGAATGGGCCGCGGCCCTCGATCATGCGCTCGCGTCGTTTCCGACGACGCCGTACATTCTTCAGGAGTTTCACAAGGGCCGTCTCTACGAGCTCGACTACTGGGATCCGGCGGCGAACCAGCTGGTAAAAATGAACGGCCGCGCGCGCCTGTCCCCCTACTATTTTGTGGCCAACGGGCAGGCCGAACTGGCCGGAATCCTCGCCACCGTCTGCTCCGCGGAAAAGAAAATTATCCATGGGATGAAAGATGCCATCATGGTCCCCTGCGCGCTGCCACAAGCGTAACGCACAGGCCGTCTCCTTTTCCCCCAATGCCTCATTCCACTTTGACTGTTTTCCGTGGTAGCCTAAGACCATTATGGCGCTGACGCTCTATCATGTGGATTGGTGTCCCGACTGCAAAGCCGTTCGGAACAAACTGGCGGAACTCGGAGTCCCCTATACCGGCATCGTCGTGCCGGACATCCGCCCAATGCGGAAAGTCGTCCATGACGTCTCCGGCCAATATTATGTGCCCGTGCTGGTAGACGGAAACAAGATCTTGACCGAGACGCACGACATCTTGGCCCACCTCGACAGCCACTATGCCAAGACTGCTTCCTAAATCCTCGCTGCAATCTGACGTGCCCGCGCAATCGACGACAGGATGCGTCCGCCCCTGTCGCCGGCGGTTTCATCTCTTACACAGGAGGCCATGACGCCCGTGGAGGAATGGAGACGAATCCTCGCTGAGAGCATCGTGAAACCAAAAGATCTGGCCGACCGGTTCGGACTCGACGAGAAAGAAATCGAAGCCATCGTCGGTCCATACCCTATGCGGATCACCCCGACCGTCCTCGGGACGATGAAAGAAAAAGGCGATGCCATCTGGAAGCAAGTCGTCCCGGAGATCGCGGAGCTGGACGACATCGACGCGGAAGACGATCCCCTCGAAGAAGACCTGATGAGTCCGGTGCCTCACCTGGTCCATCGGTACCCCGACCGCGTCCTCCTCATGGTGACCAACCAATGTCCGATCTACTGCCGCTTCTGCACCAGAAAACGGCTGGTGGGCAAACCAGGCTTTCTGAAGCAAGGCGAACTGGATCGCGCCATCGCCTATCTGCGGGAGCATACCGAAGTCCGGGACGTCATCCTCTCGGGCGGCGATCCACTGCTGCTCCCCGACCATTTGCTGGACCGTATTCTGAAGGCTCTGCGGACGATCCCTCATTTGGAGCTTATTCGCATCGGATCCCGTGTGCCGGGCACGCTGCCGCAGCGGATTACGGCGAAGCTCTGCGAGATCGTCAAGAAGTATCACCCGATCTATATGAACCTGCATTTCAATCACCCCGACGAGCTGACGCCCGAAGTCAAAGCCGCTTGCGGCATGCTGGCGGATGCGGGCGTGCCACTTGGCGCGCAAACCGTCCTGTTGAAAGGGGTGAACGACGATCCGGAGATTATGAAACGCCTGGTGCATCAGTTGCTCCTGGCGCGGGTCAAGCCCTATTATCTCTATCAGGCGGACTTGACGAAGGGGACAAATCATTTTCGCACGACCGTGGAAACCGGGCTGAACATCGTCAAGGCGTTGCAAGGCCATACCAGCGGCATGGCCGTTCCGCATTTCGTCATCGACGCGCCCGGCGGGGGCGGGAAGATTCCGCTGCTGCCCAGCGACTATCTCGTCAATTTGGATGAGGACGGAGCCGTGCTCCGCAACTACGAACGCAAGACGTTCCACTATCCGCAACCGACATCCGGCCGCGAACTGCCAATGGTCGGCGCCCGCGCCGGATTCGAGTACGACGCGAACGAAAATAGTTATCCCGATCGCGACGGGTTCTCCTCATGGGGCAATAGTTGCGGAGGCAATACGGACGATCTGTGAGCACACCATCGACCCACGGCATTCTCCCATATCAGGATATTAAGCAGCTGGTCGCCACGCAGGCGATTGCGGCCTCTCCCGCCGTCGAAGACCGGCAGATTCAACCGGCCAGCCTCGACCTGCGCCTGGGGCACAAAGCCTACCGGCTGATCAGCAGTTTTCTGCCTGAATTGTCCGCCATTTCCTCGCGGCTCGATGTCCTCGACTTCTATCAATCCGATCTGGTCATGTACGAGGTGGATTTGACGGAAGGGGCCATTCTGGAAAAAGGCCATGTCTACCTCGTGCCGCTGCTGGAAAGCCTGAAGCTCCCCAAAACCCTGCGCGCCAGGGCGAACCCGAAAAGCACCACCGGTCGATTGGATGTCTTCACCCGTGTCGTGACGGACCTGAATGCGGGCTTCGACGAAATCCGCGCCGGCTATCGCGGGCCGTTATTTCTTGAAGTCGTGCCGCGCTCGTTCGCCGTCAAAGTCCGCACCGGCCAGTCGCTGAATCAGATTCGGTTCGTCCGCGGCGACGCGACCGTCAGCGACGCGTCGTTGAAAACGCTGCACCGCAAATCGCCGCTGCTCTATCACAACAGCCCGGCCAGAACCACGCTGGAACAAGGCGAGTTCCGCGCCGAGCGCGGGCTCTTCCTGCGCATCGACCTCAAGGGCGGCGACCGGACGGGCTCCCGCATCATCGGGTATCGAGCCAAGAAAAACAGCCACGTCATCGATCTGGCCAAAGTCGGGCACTATCGCGCGGCGGACTTTTGGGAACCGCTCTACCGCCACCGGAACGACAGCCTGCTCCTGGAACCGGAAGAGTTTTATATTCTGGCGTCCAAGGAGCGCATTCGCGTGCCAGCCGGGTACGCCGCCGAAATGGTCGCGTATGAAGCGGCCTGCGGAGAGTTGCGCACGCACTACGCCGGATTCTTCGACCCGGGCTTCGGCTATGGCGCGAAGGGCGAGATCAAGGGGACGCAGGTGGTGCTGGAAGTCCGCCCCCACGATGTGCCGTTCCTGATCCACGACGGGCAGACGTTTTTTAAGGTTGTATATGACCGCATGCTCGACGTACCCTCACAGCTCTACGGCACCACGTTAGGATCGTCGTATCAAGGACAGGCCCTCACGCTCAGCAAACATTTTAAAGTGTAACCATGGCACCGACAGACCTCCCGACAAAAGATCCCGCGCCGCCTTCGTCGCCGGGCCACGTGGACGGCGAGACCAGCGAGGACAAGCAGCTGAGCGTCGCCGGCATGATGACCGGCACTGCGCTGATCTTCATCGGTTTTCTGAACGTCTTTCTGTCGATCAGCGGCGGCTTCGAGATCAATGCCGTCCCGCTGCTCATCTATTTCGGCGGCATCGCCGTCTGGGCCAATGCGGTCGTCGAGAACCCCACATGGCGCTACAGCGTCATGATCGCCGCCATCGCCATCGGGCTGGGATTTTTCCACTATGGCGAAGTGCTTTTCTGGCACAAGCAAGTCGTCTTCTGGGTAACCGTCGTGGTCGTCATGTACTTCATGTTCCGAGAGCCCAAGACACCGGACCGCTAAGCCTCGGTGATGATTGCCGTCATCATCCCCACCCTGAACGAATCCTCGACCATCGCGCACACACTGGCGCACACCGTTGCATTGGGATTCGACGACATTATTGTCAGCGACGGCGGCAGCACCGACTCGACCATCCAAATCGTTCAGACCTGCTGTGCCAAGATGCAGACCATCAAGCTGATCACCGCGCCGACCGGCCGCGCCCGTCAAATGAACGAGGGCGTGAAGGCCTGCCGCAACGACATCCTCCTGTTTCTCCATGCCGACACGGAGCTGCCTCCACAGGCCAAGCAGGCCATTGAATCTGCCTTGAACGATCCACAGATCGTCGGAGGCCGGTTCGATGTCCGCTTCGACCGGCCCTCCCGTTGGGGCACGGTGATCAGCTGGCTGATGAACCGGCGCTCGCGCCTCACCGGCATCGCCACCGGCGATCAAGCCCTCTTCGTCCGCCGCCGGATTTTTGAACAGATGGGCGGCTTCCCGGAAATCCCGCTGATGGAAGATATTGCCTTCAGCCGGCGATTGAAGCGCCAGGGACCAACCGCCGCGCTCACCGACTGCGTGACGACCTCGTTTCGCCGCTGGGAGCAGAATGGCCCGCTCCGCACAATTCTCTTGATGTGGACCCTGCGGTTCCTGTATTGGCTGGGGGTCAGCCCAGCACGACTCAACCATTTTTACAGGGCCATCCGATGAAGCAGCAGACTCCTTCTTCGCCCCAGGCCGCGCACAACGCCGCACTCGTTATTTTTGCCAAGGCGCCGATTGCCGGACAGGTCAAAACCCGTCTCTGTCCACCCCTCACCCACGACGAAGCTGCCACGTTACACGGCAGCTTTGTCCTCGACATGCTGGAGCGCACCAAGGCCGGCGCCGCCAAACTCAAGCTGCCGGTCGATCGCTATCTGGCCTGCGCGCCATCTTCCACGCTCGTCTTTTTCCAAATCATGGAAGAACGGCAACGCGTGAAGTTGATCGACCAGGTGGGCGACGATCTGGGCGCGCGCATGCAGCAGGCGTTCGCAGCCCTGTTCGCCAAGGGCTACCGGAAGGTCATCGTCGTCGGCACCGATATCCCGTCGCTCCCGCTCGATCATTACCAGCAGGCCCTGGCTTTGCTGGATACGCACGACATCGTGCTAGGACCGGCAATGGATGGCGGTTACTATTTGATCGGGCTCACGCAACCGAGGCCGGAGCTCTTTGCCGGCATCGCCTGGTCCACCGAGCGCGTGCTCGCCGCCACACAAGAGAAAGCGGCCAGCCTCAGCTTGAAAACGGCGCTGCTGCCTCCATGGCGCGATGTCGATACCATCGACGACCTGCGCGCATTGATCGAAGCCAGCGCGTTGGATGCAAAAAATCCAAAACACGAACAGGCCTTTTCACAACGGACCGCCGGCGCATTGCAACATCTCGCGAAGAGCCTTCGGGCAAGAGCTGGCAGCCCTCCACCATCGAACGGATATCCCGCATGAATGAACGGATTGCCCTGATTACCGGCGGAGCCAAGGGGATCGGAAGAGGGATTGCCCTCGACTTGGCCGCGCAGCACTGGAAGATCGCCATCTGCTATCGGACGAGCGAGGCGGAGGCTCAGAAAACGGCGTTGGCCATCACCGAACGGGGCGGACAGGCGCTCGCCATTCGCTGCGATGTCTCGGACCCCGTTGCGGCAAAAGACCTGGTGGCCCAGATCGAACGAACCTGGGGGCACATCGATGCCCTCATCAACGGAGCCGGCCCCTACCATCGCGTAAATCTGTTCGACGAAACAGTCGAAGGCTGGAACGAGATGTTCGACGGCAATCTCCACCCTATTTTCTATCTAGCCAAAGCCGCAGCCCCTGGAATGCAAGCGCGCAAGAGCGGCCGCATCATCAATTTCAGCATGGCCAACACCGAGCAGATGATCTCGCAACCGGACGTGACCGCGCATTATATCGCCAAAGCGGGCGTGCTGATTCTAACCCGGACGCTGGCGAAGCTGCTGGCGCCCCATGGCATCACCGTGAACGCGATCTCGCCGGGATTCATCGATTCCGGCAGCGCGCCGCCGGGAGAGTTGGCCAGCATGATGAAGCGCATTCCCGCCGGCTATATCGGCACCGTCGACGACATCGTCGCCGCCGTGCGATACTTGCTGAGTGAAGACGCGCGCTACGTGAATGGCGCGAATATTCAGATCAGCGGCGCCTGGGGAATTTAGGAAGAATGGGACTGTGCCCGTGGCGTTTTCTTGCTCACTGAACGCGCACCGGGAACAATCGAAATTTTTGATTACGGGCGGTGCTCGCTCAATGTGCGCAGGGAAAACCGCCACGAGCACAGTCCCTAAGAAGGGATGAGAGAAAGGATCGTTGAAGACGGCGCTCGGTCAATGCGCGCAGTCTGAAACCAACCCGCTCACCTCGCTGAGTGAGTGGAAGGGGAGAAAAAACATATGAAAACCGATCAAGAACGGGAAGCGCATCGTCGATTTGTCCAGGCGCTGCAGCATGAGCACCTCACTTGCTCCAAGCCTGGCTGCGGGGGTGCGATGGATGTCGCCGACCTCACGCCGCACAACGCCCGCATTAAATCCTATGAAGCGACTTGCGAGCGCTGCCACTTGGTCGAAAAGATTACCGGCAAGGAAGAGCATCAGCCGGCGTGGGACATCGCCTCGATTACGATGATGGCGGAAGTGCATCTTCTCCACGACCAGCCGACCTGTCCCTTCGACGACACCCCTATCACCTTCATCTCCATGCCCAACCCCCGCCGCAAAGCCCGCTATCGCCTCGCCTGCTTCTACTGCGGCCGCCACACCGAAATGAACTGGCCGCCGCCGGAAGCCAAGGGATAAGCTCTCTTCTCCCAACACCAACTCGGCAAAAGAAAACCGGCGGACCGCCACAAGAGCGTCCGCCGGTTTATTGCTGTCCCGGCTCATGCCGGTCTATATGCGGCTTGGCGTTACTTGCCGAATGCTTTCTTTAGCAGCGGTTCCATCTCGCCCTTCTTTTCCATCGGGTCCAGGATATCGGTGTCGCCGTAGAAGGTCCCATCGATGAACACCTTGGGCAACGTCGGCCAGTTGGTCATCTTGGTCAGCGCTTCCCGCTTGACCGGCTGCGACAGCACATCGACCAATTCGTACGGATAGCCGTACTTGTCGAAAAACTGCATCGTTTCGCGCGTGAATCCACACATCGGCATGGTCTTCGTTCCCTTGCCATAGATCAGAATCTTATGCGCTTTCACTTCCTTCTGGATTTCCTCTTCTATCGGTTCAGCCATCGTCCCCTCCTAAGCTTCGTCTCTCGTTCGGGCGGTCAACTCCAAGGCGTGAATACGCCCATCCTTCATCGGCACATCGAGCGCCTGATAGATAAGCCGGTGCCGGTCCAGAAGACTTTTCTCACGAAACGCCTCCGACACCACGGTCACTTTCAAATGATCCATCGTCCCGGTGCGATCGGTCACCGTCACCGCCGCGTCCGGCAGGCTCTTCTGAACGTACTGGGTCAACACTTCCGGTGTAATCATGCCCGGCCTCCATCTATGAGTCTGAGGATACCCGAGGGCAGACTGGAAACGCAATTCACTTAAATTGAACCATGACCGCACAACTCCGTCGTTCATACCGTTGCACCTGGTGTCTATGAGCCAACGATGGTGGTGGATATCCACCAGAGAAATTCACTCCATCCATCGGCCAGCTGCAATCTATTCATTTGCAATGGACTTTCACAATCTCATGTCCGGCATCGAGATTGCTCAATGACGACAGCAGGAGTTCAACCATGAACCACATGAATCGTACTCATCCAAAGCCTTCCATCATTCACCATCAAGGAGGTTGCCATGGCTGACTTTAAATCGGGATTCTTTGTCGGAGGAGATGCGTGCAACGGGCGAGTCCTTGTCGTGGACGATGAGCCGGATATCCGCAAAGTCGTCAAGATGACCTTACAGAAAGCTGGGTACGACGTGCTGGAGGCCGAGAATGGCGAGAAGGCCATTGAAGCCATCAACAGCGGAGAAAACCGGCTGCTGCTCGACGTCATGGTCTGCGATATCCGCATGCCGAAGGTCAATGGGATCGAAGCGATCGCCTACTTCCGGCAGAATTATCCCCGCGTGCCCTTGATTGTTCTCACCGGGTTCCCCGATACCGACATGGCCACGTCGTTGCTCAGGCAGGGGGTGGTCGACTATCTGGTGAAACCCGTTGAAGGAGAGAAGCTGAAAGCCGCCGTCGCCCGTGCGATGGAGCAACGCGAACTGGCGCCCTTATGAACTCATCGGCGCCGCGGCTATCCGGGAAGGATCAGGCGGGGAGGACCGCGCATCGGCCCTCCCCGGCCTCACGAGAGAAGGATCCCGTCAACCCTATGCTGACGACCACCACGCATCCCACAAACATGACACCCACCAAAGTGGCTATTCTTGGAGCCGGTCGAGGAGGCACCGCGCTCCTCAACTTACTCCACCAAATTCAGGCCATCGAGATTGTCGGCATCGCCGACTGCAACCCCGAAGCCTCCGGCCTGCAACGGGCCCGCGACCTGCGCGTGCCGGTCGTGACTCACGTCGCTGAGCTCATCCAAAACCACGCGGTGCAGCTGATTCTCGACGTGACCGGCGATCCCGACGTAGAGGCGATGCTCCGCCGCCACGCCCGGCCTGAAACGGATGCACTCAGCGGCTCCGCGTCCCGCATGCTCTGGGAACTGGTTCAACATGAATCGACGCTGCAAGCCGAACTGCTTCAAGCCGAAAAACTCGCGGGCATCGGGTCCTTCGCCGCCGGCATCGCCCACGACATCAATAACCCGCTGCAGCTGATTCTCGGACTCGCAGAAAATTTGGAGGACGAGACCGACCTGGAGACCGTTCATGCGCAAGCCGCCGACATCATTACCGCCGTCAAGCGCACCACGGCCATTTGCAGAGATCTGACGTCCTATGCCCGGCGCTCGGCCTCTCATAACCATAGCCTGATTCATCTCAATACCAGGCTCGACGAAGCGCTCAAGATCGCCCGGTATGCCGTCGGGCTCCACGATATCGACATCGTCAAGCACTATGCGCCCGACGCCGCCGCCGCAGGACATCCGGACGAACTCCTCCATGTCTTTGTCAACCTCATCACCAACGCCGTCCAGGCCATGAGCGACGGCGGCACGTTGACGCTGCGCACGGCCATCGGATCGGACCGCGTCACCATACAAGTCTCCGATACCGGCTGCGGCATTCCCTCCGATCTCTTCAACGCGATTTTCGAACCATTTTTTACCACCAAGCCACCGGGGAAAGGCACCGGATTAGGCCTGTATAACATCAAGCACGTCATCCACCAGATGCACGGCACCATTGCCGTGGCCAGCGACGTCGGCATCGGCAGCACCTTTACCGTCACCTTGCCGCGAACAGCACAGACATGACTCCCATGACCACACCAAGGCCGGCGCGCGCGCCGCGGACGCCGCGAGAAACGCGGTGGGGACTGAAAAGCAAACTGATTCTCTCCATGCTCTTGGTCGGCATCGTGCCGCTCGTCGTGGGATTGGGCATGGCCTTCTGGCAGGGATCGCAAGAAATTCGCGACGTCAACGGCGAAAGTTTCAAGGCTCTCGCCACAGAAGCCGCGAGAAAACTCGATCTGCTGGTGGCCGACGAAGTGGCCCGCACCGCCCGCATCGCCAATGATCCCGCCGTCGTCCGGGAACTGGAGCGCCGTCGGGATCTCGTGCAAAACCATCCCCCTTCCTCCTCCCCGCCGGCCAAAGCCGACGCGGCGGCCCGCTGGGCCGCTCACGACCCGGCGCTGCTCAAGGAGATCAACGGCAGTCCATTGGCCACGCTACTGCAAGAGCATTACACCGGCACACACAGCACCCCCGACCAACTACTGCCGTCAGTCGTCCGTTCGGCCACGAAAATGCTGTTCTTGACCGATATCCAGGGCGCGCTGATGGCCGCCATGACCACCCTGCCGGAATTCCGGCACGACCACACTGTCTGGTGGCAAGGCGCGTATAACCACGGCGCGGGGAAGCTCTACATTGAAGACGTCCACTTCGACGAAAAGATCGACGCGTATGCGTTCACCATTTCCATCCCTGTCATGGACAGTCTCCGATACGAAGTGGTCGGCGTGTTGCATCGTGTGGTCGACGCCAAAGAGTTCTTTTCGCCCTCGACCCATGTCATCCGGTTTGGGAAAACTGGGCACGTCATGCTGATCGACAGCCGCGGCATTGTCATGAGCTGCCCCATCCTGCCGACCGGCATCGCCCTCTCCGACAGCAGCCTGATCCCGCAGATCACCCCGTTGCAGCCGGGCTGGGTGCAGGCCGCAAGCGACGGACACGGAAGCCATGCAACCTCGATCATCGGGTTTGCGCCGCTGCCGGAAACCAGCCGCGCGACGAACGGCTCCCTGAGCGGCGGCTCGTGGCATACCTTCGTCTGGCAATCGTCCGATGAACTGTTTGCGCCGATCCAGCATCTCTTTACGTGGATGGTCATCTTCGGCGGCATCGCCCTCGTGCTCCTCGCCATCCTGGGCTACGTCGCCGCCAGCCGCATCGTCACGCCGGTCCGCGCGCTGCAACAAGCCGCCCAGGCGATTGGGCGGGGAGAACTCCACACTACCATCGACATTCGCACCGGCGACGAATTAGAAGACCTGGCCAACGAATTCACTCGAATGAATGCCCAACTGGAAGCCGCCTTCGCCGGCTTGACCGACCAAGTCACCTTGAAGACACAAGAAGTGGATTACCTCCGGCAGTCGACCGATCAAATTCTCGATACCGTCCCGACACCGATCATCCTGATCGACGCTCAGGAATCGGTTCACTACATGAATCAGGCTGCCCGCGAGACCTTCCACCT
Proteins encoded in this region:
- a CDS encoding 2'-deoxycytidine 5'-triphosphate deaminase (MaGe:77309776) translates to MSTPSTHGILPYQDIKQLVATQAIAASPAVEDRQIQPASLDLRLGHKAYRLISSFLPELSAISSRLDVLDFYQSDLVMYEVDLTEGAILEKGHVYLVPLLESLKLPKTLRARANPKSTTGRLDVFTRVVTDLNAGFDEIRAGYRGPLFLEVVPRSFAVKVRTGQSLNQIRFVRGDATVSDASLKTLHRKSPLLYHNSPARTTLEQGEFRAERGLFLRIDLKGGDRTGSRIIGYRAKKNSHVIDLAKVGHYRAADFWEPLYRHRNDSLLLEPEEFYILASKERIRVPAGYAAEMVAYEAACGELRTHYAGFFDPGFGYGAKGEIKGTQVVLEVRPHDVPFLIHDGQTFFKVVYDRMLDVPSQLYGTTLGSSYQGQALTLSKHFKV
- a CDS encoding conserved membrane protein of unknown function (Evidence 4 : Unknown function but conserved in other organisms; MaGe:77309777), yielding MAPTDLPTKDPAPPSSPGHVDGETSEDKQLSVAGMMTGTALIFIGFLNVFLSISGGFEINAVPLLIYFGGIAVWANAVVENPTWRYSVMIAAIAIGLGFFHYGEVLFWHKQVVFWVTVVVVMYFMFREPKTPDR
- a CDS encoding Glycosyl transferase, family 2 (MaGe:77309778), with translation MIAVIIPTLNESSTIAHTLAHTVALGFDDIIVSDGGSTDSTIQIVQTCCAKMQTIKLITAPTGRARQMNEGVKACRNDILLFLHADTELPPQAKQAIESALNDPQIVGGRFDVRFDRPSRWGTVISWLMNRRSRLTGIATGDQALFVRRRIFEQMGGFPEIPLMEDIAFSRRLKRQGPTAALTDCVTTSFRRWEQNGPLRTILLMWTLRFLYWLGVSPARLNHFYRAIR
- a CDS encoding Glycosyltransferase (MaGe:77309779); translated protein: MKQQTPSSPQAAHNAALVIFAKAPIAGQVKTRLCPPLTHDEAATLHGSFVLDMLERTKAGAAKLKLPVDRYLACAPSSTLVFFQIMEERQRVKLIDQVGDDLGARMQQAFAALFAKGYRKVIVVGTDIPSLPLDHYQQALALLDTHDIVLGPAMDGGYYLIGLTQPRPELFAGIAWSTERVLAATQEKAASLSLKTALLPPWRDVDTIDDLRALIEASALDAKNPKHEQAFSQRTAGALQHLAKSLRARAGSPPPSNGYPA
- a CDS encoding 3-oxoacyl-(Acyl-carrier-protein) reductase (MaGe:77309780); amino-acid sequence: MNERIALITGGAKGIGRGIALDLAAQHWKIAICYRTSEAEAQKTALAITERGGQALAIRCDVSDPVAAKDLVAQIERTWGHIDALINGAGPYHRVNLFDETVEGWNEMFDGNLHPIFYLAKAAAPGMQARKSGRIINFSMANTEQMISQPDVTAHYIAKAGVLILTRTLAKLLAPHGITVNAISPGFIDSGSAPPGELASMMKRIPAGYIGTVDDIVAAVRYLLSEDARYVNGANIQISGAWGI
- a CDS encoding hypothetical protein (Evidence 5 : Unknown function; MaGe:77309781): MSRDSNKPADALVAVRRFSFAELVLGEESLSLGFRRRPVHFGVAAAVEAGEAIAGFAAGVGHGDEGDRGVVEGTGRLVVEKMHFRHHRNRGDVPRRLMLFLAGNLFDQVAALASRFIGFNAGVVRREVGDIHRTPAARLGASEVLMLQRLDKSTMRFPFLIGFHMFFLPFHSLSEVSGLVSDCAH
- a CDS encoding Glutaredoxin (MaGe:77309783), giving the protein MAEPIEEEIQKEVKAHKILIYGKGTKTMPMCGFTRETMQFFDKYGYPYELVDVLSQPVKREALTKMTNWPTLPKVFIDGTFYGDTDILDPMEKKGEMEPLLKKAFGK
- a CDS encoding Cell division protein BolA (MaGe:77309784) — protein: MITPEVLTQYVQKSLPDAAVTVTDRTGTMDHLKVTVVSEAFREKSLLDRHRLIYQALDVPMKDGRIHALELTARTRDEA